From Brassica oleracea var. oleracea cultivar TO1000 chromosome C3, BOL, whole genome shotgun sequence, a single genomic window includes:
- the LOC106330379 gene encoding LOW QUALITY PROTEIN: nudix hydrolase 6-like (The sequence of the model RefSeq protein was modified relative to this genomic sequence to represent the inferred CDS: inserted 1 base in 1 codon; deleted 2 bases in 1 codon) has product MCQKKFLHKSFEEPKLIGNLHHWRYLSLPTFLLIWPTCESQKQSREVFLVLLILGHDLQDIKLSSQLSSLVDSAIKRGFTYQHAENEDVSHRIGIGAFVLNKRREVLVVQEIGGRFKGTGVWKLPTGVIQEGEDIWTGAVREVEEETGYPCFGLLFFFRFKTKFVEVLACRERHQSFFERKSSIFFLCELEASNFEIKKQDSEILDAKWMPXQPFNQKKEMFRFMGNICLKRSHEKEKYTGFSTVLTKKSAGKESYLYCSTDHANLLNGKCDQASTSFFTTLVHKCFCFT; this is encoded by the exons ATGTGTCAGAAGAAGTTCTTGCATAAGTCATTTGAAGAACCA AAACTAATTGGAAATCTACACCATTGGAGATACTTAAGCCTTCCAACGTTTCTTTTAATATGGCCCACCTGTGAATCTCAAAAGCAGTCTCGTGAGGTATTTTTAGTCTTGTTGATTTTGGGACATGATTTGCAGGACATAAAGCTATCTAGTCAGCTTTCTAGTCTTGTTGACAGTGCAATAAAG AGAGGGTTTACATACCAACATGCCGAGAATGAGGACGT TTCTCATCGTATTGGAATCGGTGCTTTTGTGCTAAACAAGCGCAGAGAG GTGCTTGTGGTTCAGGAGATTGGTGGTCGTTTCAAAGGGACAGGAGTGTGGAAGCTTCCTACCGGTGTTATTCAAGAG GGTGAGGATATTTGGACAGGAGCAGTTAGGGAAGTGGAAGAAGAAACTGGT TATCCATGTTTTGGTCTGCTCTTTTTCTTCAGATTTAAGACAAAATTTGTGGAAGTCTTGGCTTGCAG GGAAAGACACCAATCGTTCTTCGAAAGAAAATCAAGTATATTTTTCCTCTGTGAGTTGGAGGCAAGCAATTTTGAAATCAAGAAACAAGACTCTGAGATATTGGATGCAAAG TGGATGC ACCAACCCTTTAACCAGAAGAAAGAAATGTTCAGATTCATGGGTAACATCTGCCTAAAGAGGTCCCATGAGAAGGAGAAGTACACAGGTTTCTCCACTGTCCTGACTAAGAAATCAGCTGGTAAAGAAAGCTATCTTTACTGCAGCACCGACCACGCCAACCTCCTCAATGGAAAGTGTGACCAGGCCTCCACATCTTTCTTCACAACCCTTGTCCACAAGTGTTTCTGTTTCACTTAG
- the LOC106331361 gene encoding pentatricopeptide repeat-containing protein At1g12775, mitochondrial-like, whose amino-acid sequence MALIDRMMDKGCQPDQFTYGPILNRMCKSGNTALVLDLLRKMEHRKIKPHVVTYSLIIDGLCKDGSLEDAFTLFNEMEIKGIKGNVITYTSLIGGFCNAGKWDGGAQLLRDMITREITPNIFTFNALIDSFLKEGKLTETNELYNEMIKRGIDPNIITYSTLIYGLCNEKRLDEAKQMLDLMVSKGCDPNIVTFNILING is encoded by the coding sequence ATGGCTTTGATAGATCGAATGATGGATAAAGGATGTCAACCCGATCAGTTTACATATGGTCCGATTTTGAACAGAATGTGTAAGTCTGGGAACACTGCATTGGTCTTGGATCTGCTCAGAAAGATGGAACATAGAAAGATCAAGCCTCACGTAGTCACATACAGTCTGATCATCGATGGTCTTTGCAAAGATGGGAGCCTCGAAGATGCATTCACCCTTTTCAATGAAATGGAAATCAAAGGGATCAAAGGAAATGTCATTACCTACACCTCTCTGATAGGAGGCTTCTGTAACGCCGGCAAATGGGATGGCGGTGCACAGTTGCTGAGGGATATGATTACAAGGGAAATCACCCCCAACATTTTCACTTTCAATGCGTTGATTGATAGTTTTTTGAAAGAGGGAAAGCTTACTGAGACTAACGAACTGTACAATGAGATGATCAAAAGAGGCATAGATCCTAATATCATTACATATAGTACTTTGATATATGGGCTGTGCAACGAAAAGCGCTTAGATGAGGCCAAGCAGATGCTGGACCTGATGGTTAGCAAGGGATGCGATCCTAATATCGTGACTTTTAATATCCTTATCAACGGATAA
- the LOC106331362 gene encoding pentatricopeptide repeat-containing protein At1g12620-like, with translation MRLFRKMSMRGLVADTVTYSTLIQGFCQSGKLNVAKELFQEMVSEGAHPDIVTYKILLDGLCDKGELEMALNASKVNDAWDLLCSLPLRGVKPNVITHNIMIGGLCKKGSLSKADMLFRKMGEDGIAPDDCTYNILIRAHLRGGELTTSAELIEEMKSCGFSADASTVKMVMDMLSSRELDKSFLNMLS, from the exons ATGAGACTTTTCCGCAAAATGTCTATGAGAGGATTGGTTGCAGATACAGTCACTTATAGCACTCTCATCCAAGGGTTTTGTCAATCTGGAAAACTTAATGTGGCCAAAGAACTCTTCCAAGAGATGGTTTCTGAAGGTGCTCATCCTGATATTGTGACCTACAAAATTTTGCTGGATGGGTTGTGTGACAAGGGAGAACTAGAAATGGCACT CAATGCTAGTAAGGTCAATGATGCTTGGGATCTATTATGTAGCCTCCCTCTCAGAGGAGTGAAGCCTAATGTCATAACGCACAATATAATGATTGGAGGATTATGTAAGAAAGGGTCACTGTCTAAAGCTGATATGTTGTTTAGAAAGATGGGAGAGGATGGGATTGCGCCAGATGATTGTACGTACAACATACTAATCCGGGCACATCTTCGAGGTGGTGAGTTAACCACATCAGCAGAACTTATAGAAGAAATGAAGAGTTGTGGGTTCTCAGCAGATGCTTCCACTGTTAAGATGGTGATGGATATGTTATCGAGCCGTGAATTGGACAAAAGCTTTTTGAATATGCTTTCTTAG